GATCTATGCACGGATGCAATGATATCATCAATCGTTGTCAAACAAGAACCGCATCCGCCACCCGCTTTGACATAATTTGTGACTTCTTCAGCAGCGGTGAGATTATTTTCTACAATCACCCGCCGAATCTTGTTTTCACTGATGCCAAAGCAGGTGCAAACTAACGCTCCTTCATCATCGTCTTCATGCACATCGTGAGCAATACCTCGGTAATTGTAGATTGCTGCTTCTAGCGCTTCTTGTCCCATCACAGAGCAATGCATCTTTGCTTGTGGCAATCCGCCAAGGTAGTTGGCAATATCTTTGTTAGAGACATTGAGAGCTTCGTCTAGGGTTAAACCCTTGATTATATCTACCAAAGCTTCAGAAGATGCAATAGCGCTGGTACAGCCAAAGGTTTGATAACGAGCATCAACGATCTTGTCGCTTTCTTCCTCAATTTTAAGGTGCAGCCTTAAAGCATCTCCACAAGCAATGCTGCCTACCTCTCCAACAGCAATTTTGATTCCAGTTTCGCTCTTGTCTTCTAACACCCCTTGATTTTTGGGATTGTAGAAGAGATCCATGACTTTATCTGTATATTCCCACATAGCCGATTTTAGATTGTGAATTTTGAATTTTGGATTGACTTGTAGTAAGCGCTTAAGCGCTCACTACAAACCCATTAGTGATGAGTCAGAGCTTTTTGTTGTTGTTGCAGCCAACTCGCTTGATCACTCTTGAAGGGCGAGAGGGCGCGTAGATGTTCCACAATACTGGGCATGACAGCTAAAACTCTATCAATCTCGGCTTCTGTGGTGTAACGGCAAAGGCTGAAGCGGATAGAACCATGCAAGATGGTGTAGGGTAAGCCCATTGCTCGTAGAACATGGGAGGGTTCTAGAGAGCCAGAACTGCAAGCAGAACCAGATGAGGCACAAATGTTGTGTTTGTTTAGGTGGAGGAGAATTGCCTCACCTTCAATGTACTTGAAGCCAATGTTGGTGGTGTTTGGCAATCTTTGGGTTGGATCACCGTTCACTTCACAATCAGGAATTTTGGCGATGAGGGTTTGCTCGAGGCGATCGCGTAACCGCTTTTCTCTGGTAGTCGCCTCTTCTATATGAAATAATTCTAGTTCAGCTGCTTTGCCCAGCGCAACTATTCCGGGAACATTTTCTGTTCCTGATCGTCTTCCGCGTTCTTGTCCTCCGCCAATCACCAGGGGACGGAACCGAACTCCGCGCCGTACATACAATGCGCCAATTCCTTTAGGTGCATGAATCTTATGACCAGAGAGGGTGAGCATATCAATAGTGCTCGTCTTCATGTTCGTGGGGATTTTCCCCACTGCTTGCACCGCATCAACATGAAAGAGTGCGCCACTTTCTTTTGCCCGCAAACCAATCTGCTCAATTGGGAAAACCACGCCGGTTTCGTTATTGGCATACATAATCGTCACTAGAGCCGTATTACCTGTCAAAGAGGCTTCCAGTTCATTTAAATCTAATTGCCCTTGACGATTTACTGAAAGATACGTGACAGAATAACCTTGGGTTTCCAATTGTTGGCAAAGATTCAGCACTGCTGGGTGTTCTACTTGCGTAGTCACAATGTGTCGTTTTTCTGGTTGTGCTAACAGTGCTGCTTTGATAGCGGCGTTATCTCCCTCAGTTCCTCCACTGGTAAAGATAATTTCTGAGTCATCCGCACCTAAGAGGGCTGCAACTTGTTCTCGTGCTTGTTTAACCGCTTTACCGACTTGCCCACCAAAGGTGTGCATACTCGAGGGGTTACCGTAGTAATCAGTTATGTAG
The sequence above is a segment of the Mastigocladopsis repens PCC 10914 genome. Coding sequences within it:
- the nifU gene encoding Fe-S cluster assembly protein NifU, producing the protein MWEYTDKVMDLFYNPKNQGVLEDKSETGIKIAVGEVGSIACGDALRLHLKIEEESDKIVDARYQTFGCTSAIASSEALVDIIKGLTLDEALNVSNKDIANYLGGLPQAKMHCSVMGQEALEAAIYNYRGIAHDVHEDDDEGALVCTCFGISENKIRRVIVENNLTAAEEVTNYVKAGGGCGSCLTTIDDIIASVHRSAAPVSYSPKKNTASQPAEKQLTPVQKIALIQKVLDEEVRPVLIADGGDVELYDVEGENVKVLLQGACGSCSSSTATLKIAIEARLRDRVSQKLVVEAVEPSLL
- the nifS gene encoding cysteine desulfurase NifS; protein product: MQKECIYLDNNATTKVDPEVVEAMLPYITDYYGNPSSMHTFGGQVGKAVKQAREQVAALLGADDSEIIFTSGGTEGDNAAIKAALLAQPEKRHIVTTQVEHPAVLNLCQQLETQGYSVTYLSVNRQGQLDLNELEASLTGNTALVTIMYANNETGVVFPIEQIGLRAKESGALFHVDAVQAVGKIPTNMKTSTIDMLTLSGHKIHAPKGIGALYVRRGVRFRPLVIGGGQERGRRSGTENVPGIVALGKAAELELFHIEEATTREKRLRDRLEQTLIAKIPDCEVNGDPTQRLPNTTNIGFKYIEGEAILLHLNKHNICASSGSACSSGSLEPSHVLRAMGLPYTILHGSIRFSLCRYTTEAEIDRVLAVMPSIVEHLRALSPFKSDQASWLQQQQKALTHH